A region from the Lycium barbarum isolate Lr01 chromosome 8, ASM1917538v2, whole genome shotgun sequence genome encodes:
- the LOC132607573 gene encoding stomatal closure-related actin-binding protein 3-like: protein MTKVSPEFVDEPDQMQIVRSVSTDVTLINNQFPTYKLGPNFEVLQETKEDNKGPPLKEVVEEETNRLTEQHNRLSVRDLASKFDKNLSAAAKLSNEAKIREAPSLEGHVLLKKLRDSLEFLKGRLTGLNKEDIEIAISLVEALAVKLTQNEGELIQEKFEVKKLVNFLKQASEDAKRLVNQERSFACAEIESARSVVQRIGEALDEEERNSPTSAKQEVEGLLEEVQEARRIKMLHQPSKVMDMEHELRALRIQIREKSTVSIKLKKELAMSRRAGQNKSKFYELTGSETLGSILRIQSCSDEALDVSKCSIQWYRLSSECSRREPIVGADKFVYAPEPIDVGRLLEADIISNGQKVSLTTAAPIDPASGLGSYVETIFRKSNIEFSVVIAQMNGRNYSSRSAHCFHVGKTKLKLGKGWITKARDSYSASMQLCGFRGGGNSAAKSLFWLPRKGHSFVLVFESEKERNGALMAARKYAMDCNVILAGPDDDALL from the exons ATGACAAAGGTCAGTCCAGAATTTGTAGATGAGCCTGATCAAATGCAGATAGTTCGGTCAGTATCAACAGATGTGACCTTGATCAATAACCAGTTTCCAACATACAAGTTAGGACCCAACTTTGAGGTTCTACAGGAGACAAAAGAGGATAATAAAGGCCCGCCTTTAAAGGAGGTAGTCGAGGAAGAAACAAACCGGCTTACAGAACAACACAACCGCCTTTCTGTTCGTGACCTTGCTAGCAAATTTGACAAAAATTTGTCTGCTGCAGCTAAATTGTCTAATGAG GCTAAAATTAGAGAAGCACCTTCCTTAGAGGGACATGTACTTTTGAAGAAGCTCAGAGATTCTTTGGAATTTCTCAAAGGAAGATTGACAGGACTAAATAAGGAGGACATTGAAATTGCTATTTCGTTG GTGGAAGCTTTGGCAGTAAAGTTGACACAAAATGAGGGAGAGCTGATTCAAGAGAAGTTTGAAGTGAAAAAGCTAGTGAATTTTCTCAAGCAG GCCTCAGAAGATGCTAAAAGATTGGTTAACCAGGAAAGATCTTTTGCTTGTGCTGAAATTGAGAGTGCCAGATCAGTTGTGCAAAGAATTGGAGAGGCCCTTGACGAAGAAGAAAGGAATTCCCCTACCTCAGCAAAACAG GAAGTGGAGGGACTGCTGGAAGAGGTTCAAGAAGCTAGAAGAATAAAAATGTTGCATCAGCCTAGTAAG GTGATGGACATGGAACATGAACTGAGGGCTTTGAGAATTCAGATCAGGGAGAAGTCTACTGTTTCAATTAAGCTTAAGAAAGAG CTAGCAATGAGCAGAAGAGCTGGGCAAAATAAATCCAAATTTTATGAGTTGACTGGCTCTGAAACGTTAGGCTCTATCTTAAGAATCCAGTCATGTTCAGATGAAGCCTTAGATGTTTCAAAATGTTCAATTCAGTGGTATCGCTTATCATCTGAATGCAGCAGAAGAGAACCTATTGTTG GTGCCGATAAATTTGTTTATGCTCCTGAGCCCATTGATGTTGGGAGACTTTTAGAAGCTGATATAATCTCAAATGGCCAAAAAGTCTCACTGACTACTGCTGCTCCTATCGATCCAG CATCTGGATTGGGGAGTTATGTGGAGACAATTTTCCGGAAGTCAAACATTGAATTCAGT GTGGTTATTGCACAGATGAATGGACGGAACTATTCATCACGTTCTGCACACTGCTTTCATGTCGGGAAAACAAAGCTGAAGTTAGGCAAAGGATGGATTACAAAAGCTAGAGATTCGTACTCTGCGTCTATGCAG CTATGTGGATTTAGAGGAGGGGGAAATTCTGCAGCAAAGTCATTGTTTTGGCTACCAAGGAAAGGACATTCTTTTGTGTTAGTGTTTGAATCAGAGAAAGAAAGAAACGGAGCCCTTATGGCTGCTCGGAAATACGCCATGGACTGTAAT GTAATTCTTGCTGGACCTGATGATGATGCTTTGCTCTAG